Genomic DNA from Oscillatoria sp. FACHB-1406:
TCGCGCCGCCGCCGACTAACGCCCCTAACAAACAGGCTAAAAAACCAGCCACAAGGAGGTATTTCCACCCCAACCACGCCCCCATCATCGCAGCTAACTTCGCATCTCCTGCCCCCATCGCTGTTTTCCTAAAAATCAGGGAACCGAGCAGACTAATACTATCAAAGAGCCAAATTCCTACGACTGTCCCTAATATGCCTCCCATCAACTGTTGGGCGACTAAACTGGCGGTTAGGGGTTGCAGTGGGGTTCCCAATACGCCAACCAAGGCGGCGAAAATCGTACCGACGACTAACCCCGATTGGGTAAGGGGATTGGGGAGTGTCAGGGTGTCGAGATCGATGAAGGAGAGGGCGAGCAACCAACTGAGAAAAGCCCAATAACTCAAAGTTTGCCAGCTATAGCCAAAGTACCAGAAAGTGGCGACATATAAGAAGCCCGCGATCGCTTCGACGAGGGGATAGCGCACCGAAATCGGCGCTTTGCACTGCAAGCACTTGCCGCGCAACCACATCCAGCCCAAAATCGGGACGTTTTCTCCCTTTCCCAAGCGATGCAAACAGTGAGGACAGCGCGACGGCGGATACAAAATCGACAATCCCGCCGGAAGGCGATAAACCACGACATTAATAAAGCTGCCAATGGAAGCGCCGAGGGCAAAAACAAGGACAGTTGTTACGCTCCACAGGAAAGTTTCTACCATTTTGAATTTACTTTGCTCCCGGTTCGATTTGGTTGAAGGGAATAAAGCACTCTCTGGGTAAAAGAATGGGTTTGCGACCAAAAATGAGTTTGCCGCGATAGCTGTGGCGGTGAATCGCTACGCCAATGGGCAAATCCTGTCGTTCTGGATGGACAGAATAGTAGGTTAAGTAAATGGAGCGAGCCGCTAGAATGAGGCTGGGATCGATAAAACCCGGTTGGACGGTGGGATAGACCGGACTTGGATAGAATTGCTCTGTAAAGTAAACCACAGGCGCTACAATAACGATCTTATACAGTGTCGCGAAAGGATCGGCAATCAGTGAGCGAGTATCGCCCGCCGCTTCGCGGATCCCAAGGGGATCGCACTCAATTTACCAGTCGCCAACTTCCAGCGCAAACACGGCTGGTCAACAATTACTATGCCTTATTAGGGGTGCATCCGGCGGCATCCGATACAGAAATTCGGCGCGCTTACCGGGAGTTGAGCAAGCGCTATCATCCGGATACGACGGAGTTAGCGCCCGCGATCGCAACGGCTAAGTTCCAGCAGCTTAACCAAGCTTACGCCACCCTGATCGACCCCCAAAAGCGATTCCTGTACGATAATAAAATTGGCTACGCTCGGTTCTCCGCTAATAATGCTGGCGTTCGGAGCAACGATCCGGTAGAGGCGGGTTATGAGTCCAATTCAGCCTATCTCGATCCGAGCGATCGCCCGCTTTCGTCTGGAGAAATTTTTGCGTTATTTATTCTCGGTTTGACGTTAGTTGGTTGTGCTTTGTTAGTTGTCGTCGTCGCGATCGCGCGGGGGGAACTGACCTTTTAACCTTATTCAAATTCCTTTAAAATCTCAATGGTTCTTCCCAGTCCCGATACGCCCCTATACAACCATCCCTTGCCCGAAATCGAAAGCTGGCTCGAGAAAATGGGTTGCGAACAAGATCGATCGCGCCTGCATTGTTGGCAAGTCGAACGAGACTTGTGGAAAGCCGAAGTCTGTTTGGAAGTTGAAGAGTTGTCCGTGCGCTATATCAATGCGGGAGGGGGAACGAAAGATATCAAGCGATCGTTTAAATATTCCTTAAGTCGGCAGGATATTGAAGCCGCCGTATTTTCTGGCCCTTGATACAAGCCGTTGAACGACGGCCACCCTTAGAACAATTGTACGATCGCGTCGGGATGCGCCGATGATATCCCCTTCAAAATCCTGTAACGCTCTCTACTGAAACCATTTTTAACTTTTAATTGAAAGGGAACTGCGTTCGGTACCTTTGAAGGAGATCTCCTCAATTTATGCGCGATCGCGACTCATCCCCAGAAAGACTCCTCGCTGAACTCAAGTATCTACGCAGCGAGGTTGCGTACCTGCGCACCATTAAAGTGGCCTTCGACGCGCAAAACGAGTTAGTTCGCTCGATCTCCTCAATGGGACAAGCAGCAACCGGTCATTTAATGCTGCGGGCGCTTGTGCTTCAAGCAGCACATATTGCTAGCAAAATCGCACAAGCCGAAGAATGCAGCCTCTTAATGCTGGGCGCAAACGGCGCGATTGAAGAAAGCATTCTCGCGCGCGGGGCAACGATCCGGGAAAATAAAAAGTACATTATGAATGAAGTCTTGGCCGAAGGGTTAGCGGGGTGGGTGGCGCGCACTCGCCAAGTCGCGCTGATCCCCGACGCAACCAAAGACGATCGCTGGCTGACACTCCCCGATCAACCCTACACCGCCCGTTCTGTTCTCTGTCTGCCGATTATCAGGGGGCGCGCTGTTATCGGTATTCTCACCCTCACCCACTCAGAACCCAATAAATTCAGCCAGCATATGGCTCGAATCGTGCAAACCTGTACCGCACAAATGGCTTTGGTTTTGGATAACGCTCGACTTTACATGAAAAGCGATCGCGAGTCTCAGCCCCCCCCTCAGCCTTTACCGAACCCGAGTCGCGATTCTTACACGCTCTCGCAACTCGGTTTTTATATCATCGACAATCGCGGCAAATTTCTTTATTCTAATCCTAGATTAGCTGAGATTTTTGGTTACTCTTCGACACAATTTGTTGCTCTCGAATCAATTTTAGTTTTAATTTCGTCGGACGATCGCCAAGTGATGACAGACAGATTTACCCAGTGTTTTAGCGCGCCGACTCCCCAGGCTCACCTAAGTTGCCAATTTCAAGGACAGCAAAAAGGAGGAACGACAATCGGTGTAGAAATCAATGCTTCGAGGGCGCGTTTTTACGGAAAATTTACTTTAATTGGCGCGCTTCGCGCTCTTTAAACTTAACCTCAAAACAACAATGAGCGATCCTTTACGCAGTTTTAAACAACAGCCTTGGTTGCCCTTAATTAAAGTTGCTGGTCTGGCAACTTTGATAACGCTTCTAGTTGAGGGAAGCTTGAGTTTAGCGGCGACTTATTCGGAGGTTGCCGCTCGCGCGCTCTCCCTACTTTTATCCAACTTGTTAGGAACAATTATTTTATTGTTGGCGAGCGTGGGTGTAGGGGCTTTGGGCGTATATTGCTGCGAGCAATTCCAGAACGAAGTTCGTCTCAACCAAGGGAGTTTGTGGGCGTTGACTTTATGTTTAATCGTTGGAATCGGATTGAAATCTTTAATTCCTGTCGCGCCAGTTTTAGTGCAGCTTGATTCAACCTCCCTGATGGGAATTGTGGTGGGAGTCTTTTGGAAAGGTCGCCCTTATTGGCGGCGTTTTTGGTAATGGATAATGGATAATGGATAATAGATAATGGATAATGGAATGCTTAATCTCAGTTTGAGATGAATGGGTGTGATGTAACGAAAAAAGACGAGGCATTAACAGAGCAATTAACGGCTCCGAACGTTATCCATTGTCCATTATCAATTATTATCGACGTTATCCATTGTCCATTATCAATTATTATCGACGTTATCCATTGTCCATTGTCCATTATCAATTATTATCGACGTTATCCATTGTCCATTATCAATTGTCAATTATTATCGACGGTAATTCGCGGCAAACGATGTTTGAAACCGCAGAGGATTTCCCAAGAAATCGTACCGAGTGCGTCCGCCCAGTCGTCGGCAGAGATTGAGGTTGCGCCGTCTTTGCCGATGAGCGTGACGACTTCGCCCGCTTGCAAGTCGGGAATGCTGCTAACATCGAGCATCAGTTGATCCATTGTAATCGCGCCGATTTGAGGGACTTTTCGCCCTCGGATCGAGACTTGGAGGCGGTTGGAGAGGTTGCGGGGAACGCCGTCTGCGTAACCGATGCCCACAACTGCGATCGCCATCTCCTTCGGCGCAATATATTTGTAACCGTAGCTGACTCCGGTTCCGGCAGTGATGGTTTTAACTTGGGTGACGCGCGCCTTAACCTGCATGACGGGTTGGAGATCGAGGATCGATTGTAGGTGCGGGGCGGGATAGAGTCCGTAGAGGGCGAGTCCGGCGCGGGCGAAGTCGTAGTGCAAGCTGCGATCGCAAAGGGTTGCCGCTGAGTTGGCGATGTGCAAGCGCGGTAGGGGTATGCCTTCGGCTTGCAGTTGCGCGATCGCGCTTTGGAAGCGTTGGTGTTGCAAATCCATGATGGCGCGATCGGGATCGTCGGCCGTTGCAAAGTGCGAATACAGGCTTGCAAGCTGCAAATGGGGCAGTTTGCGGACGGATTTAACCCAAGGGGTGGCTCGTTCCCAGGACGTTCCCAAGCGCGACATTCCCGTATCGATTTTGAGGTGGACGGGCAGGGTTTTTCCCAGTTGCGCGAGTTGTTCGGAAAATAATTGGGCTTGTTGGGGATTGCAAAGGGTGGGTTGCAGTTGCCAGTGCGCGATCGCTTCGACTTCTCCCGGCGTATTGCTCGCGCCTAGGAGTAAGATCGGTGCGGTAATTCCCGCTTCTCGCAGTTGAATGCCTTCTTGTAGCGTCGCCACCGCCAGCCAAGTCGCACCCGCCCCCAACACGGTTTCAGCAACCGCGATCGCGCCGTGGCCGTAAGCATCTGCTTTTACCACCGCCATCAGTTCGGTACGCGGCGATAGCCATTGTTTTAATTGCCGGACGTTATGAACTAAGGCCGCGCGATCGATTTCAACCCAAGCGCGCTGACAAACCGTACTCGACAAGCGAAAACCTCGATCCGCACCCGTCTCCGAGCGCGGAGTCGTTTCTCGACTCAACATAACCATTTCCTCCTACACACCACACACTAAAGGGACAAGCCCCGAGCTTGGCAACAAGTTAACAGAATTTTTGGCAATTGAGAAGGAGGACGCTTGGGAGGAAGTGAGGAAATAATTCGTAATTCGTAATTCGTAATTCGTAATTACGGACAAAATTAATAATTAATTCATTTTGAAGTCTTAGTTACGAATTGGAGCGAAGCGACTTGACGCGGGCAATGTTTAATCCAGCGGGTGCAAAGCGACAATCTCATCTAAATCTTTTTGCATCCGCTCGACAACTTGTTCGTAACACGCATCGACATAATCGCGATCGCTCGCCGCCGCCCGTCCGTAGCGCTCGAAGACAATCGGCGCGCAAACTCGAGTATGGATGCGAACCGGAAGCGGGAAATTGGGCAGGGGGCCGATTCCGACAATCCACGGCAAACCTAAATAAATGGGAAACACTTCCGGGTCAATGTTTAACAACCAAGGTAATCCCCATTGATGCAATTGTTGCATCTGTTCGTAGCAATCGCCGAGAATGTAGAGCGTATCGTGCGCGCCCGTAGAAATCATCGGTACAATCGGCGCTTCTTCGCGCAGGGCAAGTTTGATAAAGCCTTTGCGCCCTGCGAAGTGGATTTGGTTGCGTTGGGAGTGGGGGCGGAAGAGATCTTGCGCGCCGCCGGGATATACGGCAACGGCTGCATTAGCGCGCAGTGCCGCGATCGCCATTTTGGGATGGGCTTGCAGCGCTCCCCAGCGAGCGACTTCAGAGGCAGGCCAAGAGTACGCTTTCCAGGCTTTTGGGTGCATCAATCCATACAACGGGCGTTCCGCGCCGAAGTGCCGGAACCAGTCGTACATAAACATATACATATCGGGCGATGCAATGCCGCCGTTGTGAGAACCGACAACGAGCATTCTGCGTTCTGAGGAAACGTAGTCCCAACCTTCTGTCGTGACGCGGAAATAATGGCGATAGAACCATTCGAGGAGGGGCATCCAAGATTTAATGGCGGCGGGGTCGCGATCGTCGAGCGACCAACCCGTAAGGGGAAGTGGGGCGGGACTAGGAGGCGTTAGCCCTGAGTTATAACGACTTTCTTGCAAAACCAAAGTGGGAAGAAACAAAAGAACTAATTCACAATGGAGTATAAATCATTTTCATCACGGTTTTTTCCGCTCTCAGCTAGCCGAGCGTTCTCCCTCCAGCCGTTCGAGACAATCGGCGCGATCGTAGCGAGGATTGTTAACTTTCGCGCTGACGGGATAAGCGCTCATGGCTTCGGCTTGGTAGGGAATCAGCAAAGATTTTAACGGCTCCGGCTCGCTAATGCTAGTATCGAGCCAAAAATCCCAATCTTTAGGGTTTAAAATAACCGGCATTCGAGCATGGAGCGGTTGCATTGTTTCGTTGGCTTCCGTCGTTAGGATCGTGCAGGATTCGATACTCTCTCCCGTCGTATCTTTCCAGGTTTCCCACAATCCCGCAAATGCAAACGGCTCGCCATTTTCAACTTGGATATAAAAGGGTTGTTTTTTGGCTTCTCGCGCTTGCCACTCATAGAACCCATCGGCAACAATCAGACAGCGGCGACGGCGAAAGGCGCTGCGAAATGAAGGTTTCTCGGCGACGGTTTCCGATCGCGCGTTGATGAGTTTGGATGCAATTCGGGTATCTTTTGCCCAACTGGGAATTAAACCCCAGTGAAAAGATTTAAAGCTTCGTTCTGTTGTCCCTTCGGAATGGATAACGGCGCTAACAGTTTGGGTGGGCGCAATGTTGTAGCGGGGGGCTTGTTGGGGGATATCGGCGAGTTGAAAGGTACGGGCTAAACTTTCGGCGGAATGGGTTTGGGTGAATCTTCCACACATAGCAGGAACTCCCGTTGCTTTGACGATAAAGGGCTGAATTAAGAAGTGGCAAGCTTTCTGCCTTCTTTTATCCTTTATAGTACATTAGAATTAATCAACTGCGACTTTTCTAACAGGCAATCGCCCCTCACTCCTAGAGAGTTAGGGGCAATGATTGCTAATCGGGAATCGAGCGTGCTGTTAACTTGAACTAAATTACGCCAGGGCCTTTTCCGCCTTCTTCGTTAACTTCTTTTAACTCTTGGGCGCGTTCTGCTTCGCGGGCTGCCTCTACTGCGGCTGCATCCCCCGGAGTTTCGTAATACATTTCGGGTTCAACTGCATAGTTATTGGCTAAACCTTCTCGATCGACGGTATATCCTCCCGTCGTATCGATGCTTCCTTCTTTCTCGGGCAGTTCTTTAAAATCTTCACCTTCGCGTTCCATGCGGGCTGCGGTTTCAGCAGGAACGATACCGCGATCGTATCCATCATCGGGCTTGTTGGTTTCGCTTTTCAGTTCGCTCATGGGTTTGACTCCTCGATCGCTTCGATCGTTTGTTAAGGTTTAATTCTGTATTCTATTGCCCTATCGTACCGGGATAAGCTGCGATCGCACCATCTGCCGATCTGAAGATTTCTACCTAGAAGGTACGGGCAATATTTCTCTCTTAGGAGAGAAGATGTTTTTCTCTTCACCGTACTAATATTTGGGTATGAAAGCCAAACAGACTACAGCAATTTAAGCTGACCCGTTTGAGCATTATACAATTAAAGGAGAAAAGTAATGATTAATATTATTGCATGGTTAGTTTTAGGATTATTAGCTGGTGCGATCGCTAAGGCGATTTATCCCGGATCGCAAGGCGGCGGAATTATTGCAACGATTGGCTTAGGAATTTTGGGAGCAATGCTCGGAGGGTTTCTCGGACAAAGTTTGGGATTCGGTGGGGCAGGAGCAGCCTCAGCAGGCGCACTCAGTATACCGGCAGTGTTTTTCGCTGTACTTGGTGCAATTCTCTTAATCTTTATCTGGGGTCTTGTTACTCGTCGCGCGGTTTAGAGAAGATGCCGGGACGCTTCTACCTTAAGGTTTTTAAATCTCGATTGGTGGGAGCTAGCAGTTCGCTAGCTCCAAATTTTTTTAGGGGAATTTTGCGCTATAATCTGGAGAAAATTTACATTCATGACTTCAAAAAATGTAGCGCCGTTTGGTTCCTGGAAATCCCCGATTACCTCCGAAATCATCGTTTCTGGAATGATAGGTTTGGGAGGAATTGCCTTAGATGGTAACGATCTTTATTGGTTAGAAGGACGACCTTCAGAGGGTGGGCGCAACGTCTTAGTGAAGAAAACGTCGGAAGGAAAAAGTAGCGACATTACGCCGCAACCTTTTAATGTGAGGACGCGCGTTCATGAATACGGCGGGGGTTCGTTTTTAATCGCGGGGGGAACGATTTATTTTTCTAACTTTGCCGACCAACGCCTTTATAAACAAAAGCCGGGAGGGGAACCAGAACCTTTAACGCCAGAAGGTAAAATGCGTTATGCCGATGCAATTTTGGATTCCGATCGAAATCGTTTAATTTGCGTTATCGAAGACCACAGCAACGTTGAAATCGAACCGGAAAACGCGATCGTATCGATTAGCTTGGAATCAGGGGAAATAACGATTTTAGTTTCTGGAAGTGACTTTTATAGTTCGCCGCGATTGAGTCCGGACGGAAAGCAACTCGCTTGGATCGATTGGAACCATCCCGATATGCCGTGGGATCGGACAAAATTGTGGGTGGCTGAGATTGATGCAGAGGGAAAACTTGCGCAAGGGACTTGCGTTGCGGGGAATGGGGAAGAATCGATTTGTGCGCCCTTGTGGTCGCCGAATGGGGTATTGTATTTTGTAAGCGATCGCAACAACTGGTGGAATCTCTATCGCCTCAATCCAGAGACAGGCGCGATCGAATGTTTGCACGAAATGGAAGCAGAATTTGGCTATCCCCATTGGGTATTTGGCGTGCAGCCCTATCGCTTTCAATCCGAAGAAACGATCCTTTGTACTTACGATCGCGGTGGCAGCGAACAGCTAGCAACTCTCAACACAAAAACCAAAGAACTTACGCCGATTTCCACTTCCTTTACCAGTATTTCTTCCTTAAAGGTTTGGGAGAACGTACTTTATTTTATCGGCAGTTCGCCAACAGCAACCGCGCAGTTAGTACGATTCGATTTAGAAACCGGAGAGCAAAACGTTATCGCGCGATCGAGCAACTTAGAAATCGATCCAGAATACTTATCTGCGCCCGAAGAAATTGAATTTCCAACCGAGGGGGGAAAGACGGCTTATGCGTGGTTTTATCCGCCCAAAAATAAAGATTACGAAGCGCCAGCAGGCGAATTACCGCCCTTATTAGTACGCAGTCACGGCGGGCCGACTGCGGCGGCTTCTGCTACTTTAAACTTGCGCTATCAGTATTGGACGAGTCGCGGTTTTGCTGTGGTGGATGTCAACTATGGCGGCAGTACGGGTTATGGGCGGGAGTATCGCCAGCGTTTGAATGGCCAGTGGGGAATTGTCGATGTTGATGACTGTGCGAACGCAGCGAAATATTTAGCAGATGCGGGAAAAGTCGATCGCGAAAAATTAGCGATCGCGGGCGGTAGTGCGGGCGGTTATACGACTCTGGCTGCATTAACCTTCCGCAATGTTTTCAAAGCGGGAGCGAGTTACTATGGAGTCAGCGATCTCGAAGCGTTAGCAAAAGATACGCATAAATTTGAGTCTCGCTATTTGGATGGTTTAGTGGGGAAATATCCCGAAGAACGGGAAATTTACATCGCGCGATCGCCGATTCATGCTTGCGATCGCCTTTCTTGTCCGGTTATCTTTTTCCAAGGACTCGAAGATAAAATCGTACCGCCTAACCAAGCGGAAATGATGGTTGAGATGCTCGAGCAAAAGGGAATTCCGGTGTCTTACGTTCCCTTTGAAGGCGAACAGCACGGTTTTCGCCGTGCTGAGAATATCAAACGCGCTCTCGATGAAGAATTTCACTTCTACTCTAGCGTGTTTGGGTATACACCTCATTGGTAATTTGTAATTCGTAATTCGTAATTCGTAATTGATTACTCATTACTCATCATTCACGCCTAATGTGAATTAGAAGCCAGAAAGATCGTCGATATTACTGTTCTTTCTCCCCTCGCATTTTCCCCCTTTAGTAAGGGGGGTTAGGGGGGATCGTGAGAGGGGCTAGGGATGAGGGAAATCAAGACTGTTGGAATGCGTACATCAGACGCGATTCATCATTGATAATTTCCCCCTCATTATTCATCATTCATTATTCATTTAAGATTATTGCCCGAACTCCGCTTTCAATGATTCATTGTATTCGTCGGCAATACTGCAAACGAGCGTAATTGCGCGGGAGACTTCTTGGGGCGATAAATCCGCGATCGCGCGCTGACAGGAAATGACGATTTGCTGATTGTAAATCCCAAAAGACGTTTCAAACGTTCCCGACCAATTCATCTCCATCAGTTTGCGGAACAGGGCATCTTCGTTCTTCGCCGGTAAAGGTAATACCGCCGCCCAAACAGTAAAGATATCTTCATCGCTCTCTCCCGTCATTTGGATAAAGACTTCAACCGAGCCATACTGAAACTTCCACAAAAAACCCTCTTCGCTTTGAGCAACCATCGCGGTTCCTTCAGCATCCAAGCTCGAGATGGCAGTTTCAATAATTTCGCGACTGCTGGTTTGTTGCTCGATGAGTTCGTCGGATATCGCTTCAGCTTCCGCATCGCTCGTCGTGGGAAGAGTTTCAGTTTCGGTTTCTGGGCTTGTCATAATGTCGTTACCTCAAATTTAGCTTCACGGTGGTTTATTCAGTATCCCTTTTTAAGGCGATTGTTGCCAGTCAGTCTAAGGAGTGCTGGACGACGGAAGATTGAGTTGCCGATTCGCTCGATTTAGCGATGTAAATCCCGCTCAAAACCACCGCAAACGCGATCGCATCTCGAAAATTCAAACTCTCGCCAAAGATAATCCAAGCCAGTAGCGCGCTGCATAACGGTTCGAGCAATAAAAATAAGCAGACGAAACTGGCGGAAAATCGCTCCAAACTCGCCGCTAACAATCGCTGTCCCATCCCTTCGCAAATCAAACCGAGACAGATAACCGCAAACCACCCCGAAGGCGTGGAGGGAAAAAGCGGTTCTTTCGTGAGAAGAATGAGGGGTAATAATAGGGTTGCACCGATCGCGCACCGACAGAGTAACAGAGAAGTGGCATCGAAGCGATCGCGCAATTGTTCGATGATTAAGAAATAGGCAGCCAGAAAGACTGCTGAGAGTAACGCCCAGCCGTCGCCGACTAAACTGCTATCCTCAACCTGAAAATCTTCGATTCCCACCGCGATCGCCCCGATTAAGGCGATAATCGTTCCGATAATAAACTGGCGATCGAAGCGCTGACGAAAAAAGAGCCAGCCCCCAAAGCTCGCGAAAATCGGGGTAAGATTATTCAGTAAAACAGAGTTAGCAACGCTGGTTTGCGTCAGCGATAGCGCCCACAGCACTAAGGAAAGCGTCGCGATAACGCCCATTGATAGCAGCAGAATCCAGTGGCGGCGAGTGAGAGGTTCTGAAGGCGTTTGCTCGTCTTTGGGGCGGCGTAAAATCGCGATCGCCCTTCCGATTCCAAAGACGGATAAAAAGATAAAGAAACGATTAAAAACGGTGGCATTAAACCCAATATCTGCTTCGCTAAAGCGGATAAAAATGGCAGCGAAGGAGACAGCTATTAAAGCAATGAATAAAGAAATAAAAGCGAGGGTATTAGGCTTGAGAGCGCTGGGCGATTGGGCGATTTCTTGGGGAGCAGTCATGCAGGGAAAATCGAGAAGGGGGATTTTTAGGGCAGCATAAATATTGTAAAGTCTTACTGTACTCTCTTAATTCACATCAAGCGCAATTTCTTAACGCCAATAGAAGAACAATTAGAACAAATTCGAGTTACAGCGGGATACGATTAATTAATTATTGATGGCATAGAAGCCTAGCGCGATCGCTCGCTCCCCCTAAATACCCAGTTCTATAATGAAAGCGATACCCTTCCGCCCCTGTCAGAGGTTCGCCAAAATGTATCAACCCGACTCCCCCGCATCGCCGCCGAAAAACTTGCCGACGATGTACGATTTACCCAGTGAAAACCCAGAGGAACCCGGATTGCCCGATACTTTCCACATCTATCAACCGCGCCTGCTTGATGACACCTTCTGTCCCCCGGATTATCCGATAGAGCGCATCTTTACCGGCAGCGATGTCAACCTCTACTACAATCCCGAACAGACGCTATGGTACAAGCGCCCGGATTGGTACGCCGTGCTGGATGTTCCTCGCCTCTACGCAGAGCGGGATTTACGTTTGAGTTATGTGGTGTGGGATGAAAAAGTCAGTCCTTTTATCGTTATTGAGTTGCTCTCGCCCGGAACGGAAAAAGAGGATTTAGGGCGCACCTTGCGAGATGCGAAAGCACCGCCGACAAAGTGGGAAGTTTACGAACAGATTTTAAAGATTCCCTATTATGCAATTTTCGATCGCTACAGCCAAAAATTTCAAGCGTTTAAGCTCGAAGAAGGCAGCTATCGAGCAATAGAAATGGGAGAAAGCGAACGGTTTTGGTTGCCAGAAATTAAGCTCGGATTGGGAGTTTGGCAAGGAGAATACGACGGAATCGAACATCGTTGGTTGCGCTGGTACGATGGGGAAGGATGGGTGCTAACGCCTGTGGAACGGGAGCGTCAGCGGGCAGAACACGAGCGCCAGCGGGCGGAAAACGAGCGCCAACGGGCAGATCGCTTAATAGCTCGGTTAAGAGCGTTAGGAATCGATCCGGAGGGAGAGGAGTAGGTAAGATGCGATCGCAAATTTAATTTAATGCGATCGCGTTCTACGCCACCAAGCCCGAACCAAACGAATATCGTTAAAACTATACCCCTCACCGAGGTATTCCCGCAACGGCGTAAGCGAAACATCGCCGAGTTTTTCAATCGCGCTAACAATCGGTTGATGCAATTTTGGATTCACGAGGCGATCGATCTCTACCGGTTGATTCATTTCAATCAGTTCGCTGAAATGGTTGACAATCGTACTCGCTTGTACATTCCGCGCCCGCGCGATCGCGTCGATATCCAACCCTTGTTGATAATATTGCAACGTCACCATTTGCGTAGAAGTCGGTAAAGGTGTCGGAAGTTTTTGTTCTTGAACGAAAGCGCGAATTTCCGAGACGAAGCGATCGCCGTAACGCTCCAGTTTATACTCCGTTACGCCGGAAAGACGACCAAAAGCTTCTAAATTTGTGGGCTTGTCTCGCGCGAAAACTTTCAGCGTCGAATCGGCAAAAATAATGTAAGGAGCGATCGATTGTTCGTCAGCCATCTGTTTGCGTAACTGGCGCAAGCGATCGAGCAACATTTCCGATTCAATTTCTCGCGGCGCACTGTTCGGCAAGCGTTTATCTTTTTGAGAGAGAACTGGAATTTCTACTCGTCTCTGATTGCGAAAAACCTCCCAACTGCGTTTATTTAACTTTAGAATGGGGAAGCCATCCGTCGTTTCATTCA
This window encodes:
- a CDS encoding GAF domain-containing protein, whose amino-acid sequence is MRDRDSSPERLLAELKYLRSEVAYLRTIKVAFDAQNELVRSISSMGQAATGHLMLRALVLQAAHIASKIAQAEECSLLMLGANGAIEESILARGATIRENKKYIMNEVLAEGLAGWVARTRQVALIPDATKDDRWLTLPDQPYTARSVLCLPIIRGRAVIGILTLTHSEPNKFSQHMARIVQTCTAQMALVLDNARLYMKSDRESQPPPQPLPNPSRDSYTLSQLGFYIIDNRGKFLYSNPRLAEIFGYSSTQFVALESILVLISSDDRQVMTDRFTQCFSAPTPQAHLSCQFQGQQKGGTTIGVEINASRARFYGKFTLIGALRAL
- the alr gene encoding alanine racemase — translated: MLSRETTPRSETGADRGFRLSSTVCQRAWVEIDRAALVHNVRQLKQWLSPRTELMAVVKADAYGHGAIAVAETVLGAGATWLAVATLQEGIQLREAGITAPILLLGASNTPGEVEAIAHWQLQPTLCNPQQAQLFSEQLAQLGKTLPVHLKIDTGMSRLGTSWERATPWVKSVRKLPHLQLASLYSHFATADDPDRAIMDLQHQRFQSAIAQLQAEGIPLPRLHIANSAATLCDRSLHYDFARAGLALYGLYPAPHLQSILDLQPVMQVKARVTQVKTITAGTGVSYGYKYIAPKEMAIAVVGIGYADGVPRNLSNRLQVSIRGRKVPQIGAITMDQLMLDVSSIPDLQAGEVVTLIGKDGATSISADDWADALGTISWEILCGFKHRLPRITVDNN
- a CDS encoding J domain-containing protein; the encoded protein is MSEYRPPLRGSQGDRTQFTSRQLPAQTRLVNNYYALLGVHPAASDTEIRRAYRELSKRYHPDTTELAPAIATAKFQQLNQAYATLIDPQKRFLYDNKIGYARFSANNAGVRSNDPVEAGYESNSAYLDPSDRPLSSGEIFALFILGLTLVGCALLVVVVAIARGELTF
- a CDS encoding SOS response-associated peptidase — translated: MCGRFTQTHSAESLARTFQLADIPQQAPRYNIAPTQTVSAVIHSEGTTERSFKSFHWGLIPSWAKDTRIASKLINARSETVAEKPSFRSAFRRRRCLIVADGFYEWQAREAKKQPFYIQVENGEPFAFAGLWETWKDTTGESIESCTILTTEANETMQPLHARMPVILNPKDWDFWLDTSISEPEPLKSLLIPYQAEAMSAYPVSAKVNNPRYDRADCLERLEGERSAS
- a CDS encoding GlsB/YeaQ/YmgE family stress response membrane protein produces the protein MNIIAWLVLGLLAGAIAKAIYPGSQGGGIIATIGLGILGAMLGGFLGQSLGFGGAGAASAGALSIPAVFFAVLGAILLIFIWGLVTRRAV
- a CDS encoding DUF3143 domain-containing protein produces the protein MVLPSPDTPLYNHPLPEIESWLEKMGCEQDRSRLHCWQVERDLWKAEVCLEVEELSVRYINAGGGTKDIKRSFKYSLSRQDIEAAVFSGP
- a CDS encoding A24 family peptidase; amino-acid sequence: MVETFLWSVTTVLVFALGASIGSFINVVVYRLPAGLSILYPPSRCPHCLHRLGKGENVPILGWMWLRGKCLQCKAPISVRYPLVEAIAGFLYVATFWYFGYSWQTLSYWAFLSWLLALSFIDLDTLTLPNPLTQSGLVVGTIFAALVGVLGTPLQPLTASLVAQQLMGGILGTVVGIWLFDSISLLGSLIFRKTAMGAGDAKLAAMMGAWLGWKYLLVAGFLACLLGALVGGGAIALSLLSRKKAIPFGPFLALGAILTVFWGEKILSSYLQLFFPLSMQ
- a CDS encoding glycerol acyltransferase, translating into MPLLEWFYRHYFRVTTEGWDYVSSERRMLVVGSHNGGIASPDMYMFMYDWFRHFGAERPLYGLMHPKAWKAYSWPASEVARWGALQAHPKMAIAALRANAAVAVYPGGAQDLFRPHSQRNQIHFAGRKGFIKLALREEAPIVPMISTGAHDTLYILGDCYEQMQQLHQWGLPWLLNIDPEVFPIYLGLPWIVGIGPLPNFPLPVRIHTRVCAPIVFERYGRAAASDRDYVDACYEQVVERMQKDLDEIVALHPLD
- a CDS encoding peptide chain release factor 1 — translated: MSDPLRSFKQQPWLPLIKVAGLATLITLLVEGSLSLAATYSEVAARALSLLLSNLLGTIILLLASVGVGALGVYCCEQFQNEVRLNQGSLWALTLCLIVGIGLKSLIPVAPVLVQLDSTSLMGIVVGVFWKGRPYWRRFW